In a single window of the Cucumis melo cultivar AY chromosome 11, USDA_Cmelo_AY_1.0, whole genome shotgun sequence genome:
- the LOC103501957 gene encoding cytokinin riboside 5'-monophosphate phosphoribohydrolase LOG1, protein MEMENQPKSPIFKRICVFCGSSPGKKTSYKDAAIELGKELVSRDIDLVYGGGSVGLMGLVSQAVHNGGRHVVGVIPKTLMPREITGETVGEVKAVADMHQRKAEMARRSDAFIALPGGYGTLEELLEVITWAQLGIHDKPVGLLNVDGYYNSLLSFIDQAVEEGFISPSARHIIVSAPNAKELVKKMEEYVPRHERVASKHSWEIEQLGYPPKCDISR, encoded by the exons ATGGAGATGGAGAATCAACCCAAATCACCCATTTTCAAGAGGATTTGTGTTTTCTGTGGTAGCAGCCCTGGCAAGAAAACTAGTTATAAAGATGCTGCCATTGAACTTGGAAAAGAACTT GTTTCGAGAGATATTGATCTGGTTTATGGAGGAGGTAGTGTTGGATTAATGGGATTAGTATCTCAAGCTGTTCATAATGGTGGTCGTCATGTTGTTGG AGTTATCCCTAAGACCTTGATGCCAAGAGAG ATAACTGGAGAGACAGTGGGAGAAGTGAAGGCAGTAGCAGATATGCATCAAAGGAAGGCTGAGATGGCCAGGAGATCCGATGCCTTTATCGCTTTACCTG GTGGCTATGGAACTTTAGAAGAACTGCTTGAAGTTATCACCTGGGCTCAACTGGGAATTCACGACAAACCA gTAGGATTGTTGAATGTGGATGGATATTACAATTCCTTGCTGTCTTTCATTGATCAAGCTGTGGAAGAAGGTTTTATTAGTCCAAGTGCTCGTCATATTATTGTATCAGCACCTAATGCAAAGGAATTAGTGAAGAAAATGGAG GAGTATGTTCCAAGACATGAAAGAGTTGCTTCAAAGCATAGCTGGGAGATTGAACAATTAGGGTACCCTCCAAAATGTGACATCTCAAGATGA